GCCGCCGTGAAGAGTTTTACCGTTTCAGGGCCGATGTCGAGTCCCATCTTGTCGGCGGGCATTGCGTCGCTGGAGACTGTCTCCGTGTCCGTTGCGTCCATTCCTGAAGCAACAACGCTGTCGACAGGAAGAAGAATCTTCACGCCCATTTCTGCGGCCTTCGCGAGTGTGTCGCGCGCAAAATCCAGCCTCTCTGTGTCGCAGAGGGACTTGCCGATCTCTTTGCCCTGAGCCTTCAGGAACGTGTACGCCATTCCGCCGCCGATGAGAATCGTTGTAGCCTTGTTGAGGAGGTTACCGACAATCGCTATCTTGTCTGACACCTTAGCCCCGCCCAAAATCAGGACGTACGGCTTGGCCGGGCTCTCGCTGACTGCACCGAGCATGTCGCCTTCACGCATCAGCAGGTCTCCGGCGAACGCTGCCTTCACGAACGGAACAACTCCGCTCGTCGAGCAGTCTGCACGGTGTGAGGCACTGAATGCGTCCATCACGAACACGTCAAACGGTGCGGCCATCTTCTTGCTGAACTCGGGGTCGTTCTTCTGCTCTTCGGGGTGATAGCGCGAGTTCTCCAGCACAACGATTTCGCCGGGCTTCAGCGCGTCAACCGCAGCAGCTACCTTGTCGCCGACGCAATCGTCAACGAACACGACTTTGAGGCCGTAAGCCTTCTCGATGTCTGGGACGATCTGCGAGAGCGAGAATGCCGGGTCTACCTTGCCCTTCGGACGGCCGAAGTGCGAGACGAGTGCTACTTTTGCTCCAGCATCAAGGAGCTTCTTGAGGGTGCTTGTATGTGCGAGGATACGTGCATTGTCCGTTACCTTTCCGTTCTTGAAGGGGACGTTGAAGTCTACACGCATAAGAACCTTTTTGCCTGCTACGTCAGCGGGCGTGAAAGTTTTGAGCTTCATGCTGATTCTTCCTCCGTTATGAATGTTTGGGTTGGTTATGAGATAGGAATATTTTACAGCAAGTTTCAGGATTTGCGCGTTAAGGTTTGCTATCGCTGTTGCCGTCTAGAATCTCCTGCACCTTCCGCCACCTGTACCTGACCGTTGCTTTCGTAACAGGAGGAATTAACTTTCTCCCGAGCCCGCCGAGCGACTCTTCCGGGTATTCTATCCTGACGTTCACAAGCTCCTGCAGGTTCAAGGGGAGAGCCTCAAGCATTCCCTCAGCGATAATTTTCCGTGCCAGCTCCGTCTGTTCGCGTGCGGCCTTCATTGCGCGGGCAATGTTCGCACTGTCGCAGTTGCTCTCACGGTTCGCCCTGTTCCTGATGGAACGCATCATCGCTACTGCGTCGAAGTCCAGTGCTCCGACAGGAAGTCCGGCGTTGCAGAGGAAGGTCATCGCGTCGTCGTGGCTGCGTATCGTGAACTCATGGCGGTGTTCGCGGAACGACAACCCCGTCAGGCCAAGTGCACCGCGCAAAACTTCTGCTGTCTCAGTGTCAGAGACAATCAGCGTGAGGTAGTAGCCGTTCGACGGGAAGTAGAGGCCGCCGGTGCTTCCCCACAAGCCTTTGAGCCAGTACCACGATGCGCGCAAAGTCTTCGGGAGCTTGAGGAGTCTTCGTGGGCATGTGAACTTCACGGATGGTTTGCGGCCAGGTGATGTGATCATGGATATTCCGAGCGGGCAAGCCTGTGCGTAGGAAGTCATCTGCCAGAGGGGGAATTTTCCCGGACCTGTGAGTCGCCGGGCAGCTCTGAGGCGGTTTGTGGTGAAGGTGTTGTCCCTGTGCTTCATGCCCATCAAGAGACCGCTTGTTTCGAGGTCTGCCTGAGTTCGGGACTTTACGGGCGAGGCCAGCCATTCGTCCCAGAGAGCGTCAAGCCGCAAGCCTCTGTCCACGTCAATACGTCCCCAAGTCGAACACGTGCGAGTACTGGTAGCGTCCGCCGTTGAGGAGAAGGGCGAACTCTGTCCCGGCAGTCCGCGAGGCGATGAGTGAGCGGCATTCGGAGAGGCATATCATCTTCACGAGGTAGTCCAGCCCGAACTGGTATCTGTCCTTTGCGTCGATTGCGCTGGCGATGTAATCTTTGCCGGAATAGCCGCGTATGATGTTGTTGTCCGTCGTGTAGATCAGCTCGCCGTACTTCTGCCGGAAGAACGTATATATCCCCTCGTCCTCAGTCGCCAAGAATATCCTGCTCTGTCCGTGCCGGGCAAAAAACTCGTCGAGCTTCTCTGCTGCCTGCTCCGGCGACGGAGACACAGGATGACCTGCAGGCCGAAGCCTCGTGTAGTCAGTCCCGCGCACGAGAACTCCGACCATTCCGTTGATGCCGTCAGCGGTGATTCTCTTGCGTGCTATGTCGTGAATGTACTGTTTGACGGGAGCGTTGCTCATCATCTCGGGCGTTGCTTTGTGCCTGACGACGTTTCTGCCGTATTTCTGGAAGAACCTCCACCCCGAGAGCCTGACGTTCCTGCTGCGGAAGACCTCATCGAGCGAGAACCTGCACGGCTGCTCAAAGTAGTACTCCCACGCGTTGTGCGTCCCGTTGACGGGGAAATCTACGCTGTACTGTGTCCGGCTGTTCTCCCAGTCGACGACCGGCACAAAACCTTCTGCCTTCGCCTGGCTTATCTTCGTCAGGTGGCCAAGATACAGCGACAGAAGCCCCTCGTCCGTTCCGCTGCTCCTGAGAACATAGAACCTCACCTCAGGGTTAAGGTCGCCGAAGCGTCTGTCCCTTTCCCTCTCGTCCCAGTGGAACAAAGCAAGGTTGATGTCCGTAGCGATGCCCCGAAGAAGCCTGCTGTGCTGAACAATAAGGCCGAGTTTGCGTTTGATGCCCTTCAAACCCATGAACATTACTCCTCCTAAATATTATTCAGCACAGTTTAATTCAGGAACTTCGTTACTGCACTAGCATATTTACTTCTTCAACGGTCCTGTTCGTTATAACTGCAAGTGATTCAGCACTCAGTATTCCCTTGTCCAGAATCCACTTCAGAATATCTACAGCAAGTGAACGATTCTTGCTCCTCTGAACAGTCCATAAATCAGCGCGCCCAAGTATCCTGTCAGCAAATATTTTCTCGCGGCCCGGATATATCCGCGAAAAGTATCCGGCTAGATATTCCAGGTCTTCGGTCTCAAACGGACTTTGTTTCTCGTAGATATAGGCTGTAACTCCTTTATCAAGCGAGAATGTGTTCTCCGTTCTCGTGAAGTGCCTTCCTACCGCCGAATTACTGTCCATCACCTCTTGAGCAAGAAATCTCACAATTTCCTGTGAACCCTCGCTCAAATGAAGCTGTATCGGTTCTGTCGTTAGCACAATATCTGCATTCAGAAAATCTATCGGAAACCCGTCGCGGAGATCCACGTTGCCATTACCCAGATTATTATGATTATGCAGAGAATGCTCTTCAAGCGGAAAGTTCACGCTGTCGAGCAAGTCTGCATTAAGCGTACCGCTGCTGGCAAGCACATATACATTCTTGTTTGTCCCGGCTGTCAGTGAGTTAAGGCAGTCCACAATGTTCCTCAGAGCCGGAATATCGCTGCGCCTCAGTGCATTATGTTCTTGGCAGAACAAGGGAGATACGGGCTTCAAGAATGGTCTGACGGATGGAAAATAACAGTTCGCAGCCCCGAGAGCCATTGCAAGAACGCACAGACTCGCGGCTGCCTTTCCCGCTGTCCTGCTTCTGAGACATTCTGCAATCTGGACAATGCCCATACACGACATGATAAACAAATGCGGTGCCAGAATGAGAATATGATGTACTCCCATCGCCTGCACACGAAAGAACATAACCGCAGAAATCACGGCAGACGTTGCGCAGAAGCATGGATAACGTCTCATGCGTCCTGAATGTATGGACAAGACCAGCCCCAGCCCTGAGAGCAGGAATGTCAGATACCCGAACATCATCACGACTCTATTAACCTTCTGCATAAAACTGATGTCATATCCTGAGTACATATCCGCATAATCATTCTTCAGTATCCGCCACAGCATCGGCCCGAAAAAGACCGCCATAACAAGAAGTGCAAACAACCCGATAATTGCTATGTTGGCCAGCGCATTCCTTAGAGCAGTGATTTTCGCCTCAGCCCTAAGTGCACAATAGACTGACAGAATCACCAGAGCAGCAGCATATCCCACTATGAAGAACGCGAAATAACGCCTGAACAACAGAGTACACAACAGGACGGAAGAGATATACACATCACGCTTGATCTGTGCTCTGTCCAGACTTGAAGGGTCATAGTCCTTCACAAGCAGCACCGCAAGGGAAGCCGGAACAAGGCAGGCTACGTCTATAAGACCATCGAGCAGGGCAAGCACCAACGGAGGGAAAAACAATACTGCAAGCATCGCATGAAGAGTGTACTTTCTTCCGGCCGAAGCGTTTATTACGGACGCAAGCACAAAGAACACAGGCACAGCGAAACATGTATAGACCACAAGCACATAACGCGTAAAGGTACAGCCCGCAATCTTCATAGGCAAAGCGGCCAGCATCGGAATTATGGTGTTGTAATCCGCGAAGAAGATAGTACCGCCGAGCCTGATTATTGCGAGGACAGGCTTGCTGAACAAAGTATTCATGTTAGCAATGGAGCTGCTCCAATATGCTTTTTGATCCCAGTAGTACACGAAAAGGTTTTGGCTGACGAGCCAATAACATATACACGTTCCGATAAATGCGAGAGTTGCAGCGAAAATCCTGTTCCGTCTGTCGGACAGAACTTTTCCCTGTACATCCTTCATCCCGAAGTTATACGCACTCACAAACAGCCGCACAAAAAACGATGTGAACAGCACCCAGAATACAACGCCGCCAAAATTCACCATCAGTGATTCTCCTTCCTGCCTAATTGGTTCTATCACTCACGATATACTTGGGCCGATGCTTGGTCTCCATGTAGGTTTTGCCGACATACTGCCCTATGATGCCCAAGCTCAGAAGCTGAAGCCCTCCGAGAAAACATATCACGCACATTGTTGATGCCCAGCCCGTTACGTTGTGTCCTGTGAAAGCCGCAACAACTCCCCAGACTATTCCCATGCCCCCAAGAAGGGGTATCATTCCTCTCAGAAAAATATTGACCTCGCCGAAATCTGCAAGGTGCTTCAAGACACGTGAGCTTATCAGGCGGTAATCAGCATGGTTGTAGACAATGTCAGCACCCATTGCGCTCATGAACCTGTAGAATGCCTGCGCAGTGGTCCTCTTGAACCATGTATCATTCTCGCGCGATGACCTTACGCCATAAACTATCTCGCTGCCTGCTGAATACTCCTCCAGCATCGCATCTACTGCGTTAATGTCATCCTGACCGTCGCAGTCCAGAGATATAGTTATGTCGCAATTGTCTGCTGCTTCCATGAGACCGGCAAGAAGTGCGTTCTGGTGGCCTCTGTTCCGTGAAAGGCTGATCCCGGAATAGTGATTGTCCTGACGTGAAAGGCTCTCTATGATGTCCCAAGTTCTGTCTTTAGAGCCGTCATTAACGAACAGAATCCGGCTGGCCTTATCGATACTGCCTGATGAGATCAAATCTGTGATTTTGCCCAAGAAAATAGGAGCTGTTACTGGAAGAACCTGCTGTTCATTGTAGCAAGGCACTATTAACCACAAGACAGGACAAGCCTTCATAGTGCGTTCTCCTGATGAGATTGCGTCTGGAAATTATAGGACAGATTCAGTGCGAACTGCGAACTGCGAACTGCGAACATTATACGCACACGCGTTCATCTCTGTCAACCTCCTTAATGCTTAAGATTTTCGGAGATTATAGCATAGAATTATCCCTCCGGCCTTCCTTGACCAGAGGGACTCTAAGTACTTCTCTTATGCAAGAAACTCAAACTTCTTCCTGTTCCTGACTGTCTCTCTTATGAGCGGTGCACTCTCCACGCTCACAGCCCCCGTCTCCTCCTCAGAGTCCGTGTGCTCGAAACTGTCCCGCCCCCTCCGTCCTCTGCCTTCCTGCTCGTCCCCAGCGTCCTTGCGGTGAACCCTCTGCGCCTCTGCCGCCGCTTGGCTGGCCTGGACGGTCTGCACTACCCTTATGCCCTCCTGAATAATCTCCTGACGCTGTCCCGTGTCCTGCGCCGCCGCAAGGGCATTGGGCGTGTGCCTCGCTGTGCTGTCCACGTTCAGGTTCGACATCACCATACTCACCGGCTGTAATGACATTATCCGCCAAGCCTCCCTTTATTGTAGTCGAACGGCTGAAGCACAATCTCGCGTTTCTCGTCGTCCGCAACGAATGATGTATACTTGCACGGCTCGTGAACTATGTACTTCAGGCCTCTCACGGAAATTACCACTCCTCCGTAACATACATCCTTGACGCGTATGATTCCCTTGTCCCTCACGAGCGCAAGCTGTTCGTCGAGTTCGGCGAGCTCCTTCTTCATGCCCTCAAGTGCCGCCTGAAGCTGGAACTTCATCTTCGTGAGGTTCATCATCATCACGCGCTTGTTGTCGTCGAGCTGTCCGGCCTGCTCCATCTTCTTGAGGAGTGCAAGGTTCGGCTCTACGCGTTCAAGATTCTCCTCACAGCGTTTTATCTCAGTCGTGAAGACTTTGCGCTTCTCGAGCTGTTCAGGAGGAAGGCCGACGATTACTTCAGTCTTCGTGCCCATTTCAGAGCCGAGAATGTTGCACGAGACCTCAAGCCCCGCCTCGATTCTTCCGCCCGCAATCTGGGACTGCTTCCCGCCTCCGAGCGCGATAACGGCACGCTGTGCGTAAAGCCTGCTGTGTAGTACCGCGTTCTTCACGAGGATGCTTCCGCCAGCACGAATCGTCGCCTGGTCGCAGAAACTCAGCGATATATCTCCGTTCGCGCGTATCGTTCCCTTGCCCGTCCCGCGAACTCCGCCGTGAATCACAATTACGCCCTGACTGTCCACGTCCGCACCCTCTACGGGGCCGTGAATGTCTATGTTCCCCTGCGCCACAACGTGGAAGCCGTCCCGCACTGCCCCGTGAATCTTCACTGCTCCCGTGAAGTCTATGCTACCGACTCCGAAATCTATATCTCTGTGAATGTCCAGCTCAGGAAGCACTACAAGCCTTCCGTGTTCGTTCTTGAGCTGTCCTTCTGCAGTGGCAACGAGCAGCAGAGGATTCATCTCGTCTTTCTTGAGGCCGTCCCCGAAGGAAAATTCTACGTTGCGGACGGGCTTGTACTTCACGACACCGCCGGTAACATCGACTCCGTTCTTGCCGCTCTGAAGAGGATGCTTGAGGGCGATTTCTTGGCCGGGATGGACGACTACTATTGTGCTCCTGCTCCAGAAGTCTATCTTTTCGTCCTCGCGCACCTCAAAAGGTTTGTCCGGGTCCTTAATAAGCTCTATGTACGCATCTTTGCCCTCTATCGGCGGTATTCCTGTTGCAACTGCTACGGGCTGGTTTCCGAGCTTTCGGGCTATCAATGACTCTATTGCTTTCTCGTCTATGCCTATCTTCACGTGGCTAGCGGCCAATGCTCTAAGCACTTCCTCGACGGTAGGCCAAGGCTTCGCGAAGAACGGCGGCTCTATCGCAACGCTGGCTGTCATCCTGTCGCCGGAAATCGTTACGAGAATCTTTGCGTCCTTCTCGAAAGCAGGGTTGCGCACGCTGACTTTGCAGGTCTCGCCGTCCTGAATGAACTTGCGGATTGCCTTGAAGTCATAGCGGATTATCCCATACTCCTTGAGGTAGGCATAAACGTCGTTCTCCTTGAAGTCTTTGCTGAAGCAGGACAGATAGATTCCGTCGGGACGCGCTTCGAGGGAGAATATCTCCTTGTCTATCATGTCTTCACCTCCTATGATGCGTTGAGTTTTTCACGGAGAATTGCGCGGAGCATTGACAGTCCTTTGCCGTGAATCTGCGAGACGCGGCTTTCCGAGACACCCATAACTGCGCCTATCTCCTTGAGGGTCAGGCCCTCGTAGTAGTACAGGCTCAGCATTGTGCGTTCACGGTCAGGGAGTTCACCGAGTGCTTCGGCGAGCTGCTGCTTCTCGCTCTCGTCGTCTAGGCGGTCTGCGGCGGTTTCGCGGTCGTCGGCGAGTGTCGCTTCTACGGGGACTTCTCCGTCGTCGAGCGGAGCAGTGTCATCAAGCGATGCGATGTACCCGCGCGAAGCCAGCTCCTGAATCTCGTAGTACTCGTCCGCGTCAACACCCATCTCCTGCATTATCCATTCATCGCGCATCTCGCCCTTGTCCCGAAGTATCTTCTCCAACGCTTTGTTGTACTTCTGGACTTTCTCGCGGCCGGTGCGTGAAAACCAGTCGCATTTCCGAAGTTCGTCGAGAATTGCACCCCTTATGCGCGGGATCGCGTAGGTCTGGAACACGAAGCCTTTGGACGGGTCGAACTTGTC
This genomic interval from Synergistaceae bacterium contains the following:
- a CDS encoding glycosyltransferase family 2 protein; the encoded protein is MKACPVLWLIVPCYNEQQVLPVTAPIFLGKITDLISSGSIDKASRILFVNDGSKDRTWDIIESLSRQDNHYSGISLSRNRGHQNALLAGLMEAADNCDITISLDCDGQDDINAVDAMLEEYSAGSEIVYGVRSSRENDTWFKRTTAQAFYRFMSAMGADIVYNHADYRLISSRVLKHLADFGEVNIFLRGMIPLLGGMGIVWGVVAAFTGHNVTGWASTMCVICFLGGLQLLSLGIIGQYVGKTYMETKHRPKYIVSDRTN
- the whiA gene encoding DNA-binding protein WhiA, producing MDRGLRLDALWDEWLASPVKSRTQADLETSGLLMGMKHRDNTFTTNRLRAARRLTGPGKFPLWQMTSYAQACPLGISMITSPGRKPSVKFTCPRRLLKLPKTLRASWYWLKGLWGSTGGLYFPSNGYYLTLIVSDTETAEVLRGALGLTGLSFREHRHEFTIRSHDDAMTFLCNAGLPVGALDFDAVAMMRSIRNRANRESNCDSANIARAMKAAREQTELARKIIAEGMLEALPLNLQELVNVRIEYPEESLGGLGRKLIPPVTKATVRYRWRKVQEILDGNSDSKP
- a CDS encoding DUF342 domain-containing protein: MIDKEIFSLEARPDGIYLSCFSKDFKENDVYAYLKEYGIIRYDFKAIRKFIQDGETCKVSVRNPAFEKDAKILVTISGDRMTASVAIEPPFFAKPWPTVEEVLRALAASHVKIGIDEKAIESLIARKLGNQPVAVATGIPPIEGKDAYIELIKDPDKPFEVREDEKIDFWSRSTIVVVHPGQEIALKHPLQSGKNGVDVTGGVVKYKPVRNVEFSFGDGLKKDEMNPLLLVATAEGQLKNEHGRLVVLPELDIHRDIDFGVGSIDFTGAVKIHGAVRDGFHVVAQGNIDIHGPVEGADVDSQGVIVIHGGVRGTGKGTIRANGDISLSFCDQATIRAGGSILVKNAVLHSRLYAQRAVIALGGGKQSQIAGGRIEAGLEVSCNILGSEMGTKTEVIVGLPPEQLEKRKVFTTEIKRCEENLERVEPNLALLKKMEQAGQLDDNKRVMMMNLTKMKFQLQAALEGMKKELAELDEQLALVRDKGIIRVKDVCYGGVVISVRGLKYIVHEPCKYTSFVADDEKREIVLQPFDYNKGRLGG
- a CDS encoding FliA/WhiG family RNA polymerase sigma factor — translated: MKTDEEKLLWEEFARTGKGRDELITRYLPLIKYVVGRMAVTPPSGLDYEDILSFGVFGLLDAVDKFDPSKGFVFQTYAIPRIRGAILDELRKCDWFSRTGREKVQKYNKALEKILRDKGEMRDEWIMQEMGVDADEYYEIQELASRGYIASLDDTAPLDDGEVPVEATLADDRETAADRLDDESEKQQLAEALGELPDRERTMLSLYYYEGLTLKEIGAVMGVSESRVSQIHGKGLSMLRAILREKLNAS